The Sabethes cyaneus chromosome 1, idSabCyanKW18_F2, whole genome shotgun sequence DNA segment AGTCGTTGTTCCAGTTGCCAACCGTTTTAAAGGAATCCGCCAATGAACTTCATTCTCTACTGGAGAGCTTCGAGAGAGTCGTGCAGACTCTGGATCAGATAGTGCAGCCGGGTGATTATAAGGATCTTCTTCTTACGAATTTCCTCACAATGCGATTGGATCCGTCAACTCGCAGAAGTTGGGAAGAGTTTTCGTCTACACAAGAAACTGATACGGTTAAGGAGTTATTGGAATTTCTCCATTGACGGATCCAAGTTCTGGAATGCTTACCATCAAGGGCGATGGAAGCAAGGGTGCAATACCAACCACTACCGCAAAAGCAGAAAGTTTCGGCGGTAAAAACTAGCTATAACACGGTGCAATCGTCTGGGGGACGCTGCATGGCGTGTTCGGCAAATCATTTTCTATTTCAATGCGGAAAATTCCAACGGATGTCCTTAACGGAGCGTGATGCTTTCGTTCGTACTCACACTCTCTGTCGTAATTGCTTTAGACTGGGTCACCAGGCAAAGGATTGCCAGGCTAAATATTCTTGTCGAATATGCAAGGCACGTCACCACACGATGGTATGCTTTAAGCAGGAAAGGGATAGTAGACCTAGGCCGCCACCTGCTAGCGGTGAAAACTCCGGTGCGACCTCAACTTATCATCTACCGACGTCATCAAATTCATCACAGGTTGACAACCTGGCGGCTACCAACATATCGGTATCGAATTCCGCTATGCAGCTCACATCGCAAGTCTTATTGGCCACTGCTGTGGTTCTCGTCGAGGATGATGAGGGAAATCAAATACCAGCTCGCGCGCTTCTCGACTCGGGCTCTGAAAGCAATTTCATTTCGGAGCATTTAAGTCAACGATTAAAGGTGGATCGGCAAAAGGTACATATTTCAGTCCTTGGTATAGGACAGGCATCTGCAAGGGTTAAACAACGGGTTCAAGCTACAATACGCTCTAGAGTATCAAGGTTTTCACGGGAATTGAACTTTCTGGTTTTACCCAAGGTGACAGTTCATTTACCGACAACTTCAATTAATACGAAAGGATGGACCATACCAAACGACATCCAGTTGGCTGACCCTTCATTCTCGGTGTCTATGGGAGTAGACATAGTACTTGGTATCGAAgcattttttgatttcttcGTGTTTGGTCGGAAGCTCACTTTGGGAGAgcagatgccatcgcttaacgAGTCGGTATTCGGATGGGTGGTCTGCGGCGGATTATCATTTCATAAGCAATCACCTCATATCAGCTGTCATATGACCGAGGACAGGTTGGATGAATTGGTTGCTAGATTTTGGGCATGCGAAGAGGtcgatatcaaaaaatcttatTCACCGGAGGAAGAGCGGTGTGAGAACCTGTTTACGCAAACCGTACAACGGGGACCTGATGGACGATACACTGTTGCATTACCTATGGCTGAGGGGGCCATATCGCGGTTGGGCGAGTCGAAAAACATTGCACTACGACGTCTCCACGCAACGGAAAGAAGGTTGGCAAGGAACTCAGGCTTGCTTGACCAGTATAAGGCGTTCATGAGCGAATATCTAGATTTGGGGCATATGCGCTTGGTTGAGGAAGACCAACGAGCAGTAGTAGGCCGATGCTACTTACCGCATCATCCGGTTGTTAAGGAGGCCAGTACGACCACAAAGGTGCGCGTTGTCTTCGACGTGTCTTGTAAGACATCAACGGGAATTTCGCTGAACGACGTGTTGTTGACGGGACCGGTGATCCAGGAGGAGTTACGGTCAATTATATTACGCTGTAGGACCAAGCAAATTATGCTGGTAGCCGACGTTGAAAAAATGTTTCGGCAGATTGTGATCGACCCAAACGATAGGCCGCTACAGTGTATTCTTTGGCGCTCGTCGCCTACTGAGGAGGTGGCGACCTACGAACTAAATACAGTGACGTACGGTACTAAACCCGCTCCGTTTCTTGCGACACGCGTCTTGCAGCAGCTGGCATTAGATGAAGGGGAACATTTTGCTTTGGCAGCAAGGGCCATCACCGAAGACACATATATGGATGATGTCATCACAGGATCTAACGACAGTGCAGAAGCTCTACAGCTGAGATTGCAACTGGATGAAATTATGAATAGTGGTGGATTTCGATTGCGCAAGTGGGCATCGAACTGCGCAGAGGTGTTACGAGGTATTCCGAGCGAGAATCTGGCGATTGATGTCGGTGGAATTAATTTAGATCCAGATCCAGCCATAAAAACGCTGGGATTAACCTGGATGCCAAACACAGACGTTTTTAAGTTTCAGTTCAACATTCCACCACTGGAAACGTACGAAACGCTTAGTAAACGTCGCATACTCTCTATCATAGCTACGCTCTTTGATCCATTGGGCCTCATCGGAGCTGTTATTACGACGGCTaaaatttttatgcaactactGTGGACACTGCAATCCGAGGATGGAAGCAGATTAGACTGGGACAAACCATTACCTCAAACGGTGGGTGAGAATTGGCGGAACTTTTACTCTCAATTACCTTTGCTGAATGGGATTCGCATCAAACGTTGCATTATTCTTCCGGAAGCTGTGGCGGTGGAAATTCACTGCTTCTGCGATGCCTCGGAGAAGGCATATGGGGGCCTTGTATATATTCGGAGTCTGGACTTTAATGGCAACGTGTCTGTTCAATTACTAACATCAAGGTCTAAGGTTGCACCGTTAAAATGTCAAACAATACCGAGGTTAGAGCTCTGTGGGGCAGAGCTGGTCGCTAAGCTGTACACTAAAGTTAAGCAGTCAGTGAAAATGGAGGTACCAACATTCTTTTGGACCGATTCGACATGTGTGCTGCGCTGGATCCAAGCAATTCCCTCAACATGGAGTACGTTTATTGCAAACAGGGTGGCTAAAATTCAAACACTTACGACGGTCAACACATGGAGGCACGTTCCCGGATCTCAAAATCCAGCAGATTTGATCTCGAGAGGTGTAAACCCACAGGATTTTTGGTGGCACGGACCATCATGGCTAACTGAAAACCGTGATCGTTGGCCAAAAACCGCGACTGATGGAGTTGGTTGTGAAGGGGAGGAGGAAAGACGACACAGAACAGCTACCGCTACATCTTCTCAGGCGGCAGAATTTACTGATTGGTATCTCGGcaaattttcttcatttccaaAACTAATAAGATCTACGGCAATCTTACTGCGAGTTATAAAATTGCTTCGCAAAAATGGGGAAAAACGATTATCTGATTTTCTTACTACAAAAGAGCTGCAGGAGTCAGAGCAATTACTTATTAGGCGAGTTCAAAGGGAATCTTTTCCTAAGGAATGGGACGCGCtttcgaaaaacgaaacagtctCAAGGCAGTCTCCACTGCGTTGGTTTAATCCCAAAATTTCTCAAGACGATCTCATGAGAGTTGGTGGCCGACTACAGAACGCTCAGGAATCTTTGGATAGAAAACATCCTATGGTGTTACCAGCACGCCATCATCTAACGAAATTAATTTTTCTGCACTACCATGAACGAATGCTGCACGCAGGACCCCAATTGCTTCTGAGTGTAGTGAGACTACGCTTTTGGCCATTACGAGGAAGGGATGCAGCTAGGCGAACTGTTCATAAGTGTCAGCGGTGTTTTCGAGCAAGGCCAACCACAGTACAACAATTCATGGGGGATCTTCCAGCAGCACGAGTAAATGTGACTCGCCCGTTTTCACAAACTGGTGTTGATTATTTTGGCCCAGTGTACTTACGTTTAATCCCGAGACGCCCAGCAGTGAAGGCTTACGTTTCTATTTTTGTGTGCTTCTGCACAAAGGCAGTTCACATGGAGCTGGTGTCGGATTTATCGACGGAGAGGTTTTTGCAAGCCCTACGCCGGTTTGTATCACGAAGGGGATTATGCTCGGATTTGTATTCCGATATTGGCACAAATTTTGTCGGGGCGAAAAATAAACTCCAAGAGCTGATGCAGCTGTTGAGGAGCAGAGATCATCACGACAAGGTATCACACTACTGTGCGGAAGAGGGAATTCAATGGCATTTCAGCCCCCCAAGTGGGCCGCACTTCGGTGGGCTATGGGAGGCTGCGGTTCGTTCAGCCAAGCATCACATCCTGAGAGTCCTTGGTGAGAATCCAGCCACACTGGAGGATATGAGCACGTTGCTCGTTCAAGTTGAAGGATGTCTAAACTCCCGACCAATCACGTCTATCTCTGAAGATCCAGGTGATTTACAGCCGCTAACACCAGGACACTTTCTGGTTGGCTCCTCACTTCGAGCACTTCCGGATTACAATTACCAGGATATCCCTACAAACCGTCTGAAACAGTGGCAACTAGTACAGAAAAATCTCCAATGCTTTTGGACAAGATGGAGAACGGAATATTTATCCCAACTGCAGGCGAGAGCTAAACGTTGGCGTCCACCCGTTACTGTTGAAGTTGGTAGACTAGTAGTCGTCAAGGACGACAATTCACCCCCTCTACGTTGGAAGATGGGCAGGATTCAAGAGGTTCATCCAGGACAAGATGGTACTGTACGCGTAGTTACATTGAGAACCGCAGCAGGCACTCTAACACGGCCTGTGGAAAAAATATGCATCTTGCCAACAGCAGAGTTCGCCGAAAACGACGAAGGGACTGATCGAGCGAACCGAGTCTCTTAACCATCCATCCCATCCCAGTCGAGGAGGAGccttttcttatttattttcagaaaTCCAGTTATTTCTGGGTGGGTGAGGATGTTGGATATCAACAGAACCCACCCCACGCTTCATCACTGGCTACTATCCGAAAGCAAGCAGTCCACTAAATTTCTACTATCCGAAAGCAAGCAGTACACGGTTCCGGCAGCTGCAGCAGATAAACATATCCGATTaatatcatcgtcatcatcgtatTGGCATCGACCGAAGCCACTGTGGATAAGTGGTGGTGAGCCGTTATCAGCGCAGGTCTATCGGTGGCGTATCGATCAATCGATAACTACTGATAGCAGCCAAGAGAGCCGTGGAGATCCTCTCAGGATAAAAAATCATCGCATTCTTCATTTACCCGCCAGTGACCTACATTGGGATCAGTACCACTGGCAGTTTCATTTCGATTACCGATCAAAGCGGTCGCCAGGAGTCCGCAGGAAAATTTATACTTACAAGCTAATTTATACCTAAAGCTAATTAAAATCctacaagctaattaaaataccTAAGTTTAATAAATAATAGTTAAAATTTCTTAATAATTAAAATACATTACTATATCAAGTCAATTACTTAAATAAACGGCGTTTTTTGCGTTAATAGTGGTATTAGTTACAAGTGGCGTACATAATTTATTATTCACCGCGGCACAGCGGCTATCGATCCGAACAGAATCGGATCAGACACTACCGTCGGTCGTGGCGTCGACCATCCATTGGCAGGAACCGCCAAATTATTGATACAGTCCACTTTCCATCTTTCGGTCTCACTGCGTGTTGGTCAGGACCTGGGACCAACAATGCGTCTTGAGAAGCACTTTACttatttacttttactttagtgGAAACGGTccattatcgatcctgcgccgaacgaattatggtcctccagtaccgtcggtccttggctgccgttctccaatccccacgaacaccacctgaacgtgcatcgtcttcgacagcacacacccaccgggtgcggggtctgcctcggagtctacgacctcttcctggttctctgctgcaagtagttttggctactctttcgtcgggcattctggccacgtgttcagcccaccgcagcctgccacattgcactacctttactatatcagcattcagcatatttgtatacttggtacagctcgtgattcatgcgtctgcgccacactccattttccattttgtcaccaagtatagattgcagaattttacgctcaaaaaccccaatcactcgccgatcagcttcctttagcgtccatgattcgtttccgtaaagggccaccgggaggagtAGTGTTCTATAGAGctccagttttgtgcgaatttgcaaacaacgggacttcagctggctacgtaatccgtggaaagcccgattcgcggctgcaactcgtcgtttcacttcgcggcttacatcgttgtcacatgtcacgagtgtaccaaggtatataaattcctccactacttcatatcgttccccatctaactccacctcggcacgaacaccacttgggctcccacgttccttaccagcaaccatgtacttcgttttggcggtgttaatggtaagtcccaatctcgcatgaaggcctcttccactgttctacggttgattccgatgatatcgacgtcatccgcaaaaccaagaagcatgtgagatttcgtgatgatagttccattcttttccatgtttgcccttcgtaatgcaccttccaaggcaatgttgaatatcaggttagagagtgcatccccttgcttcagtccatccaacgtgtcacaaaagcagctgaggtctcacccgctattttaacacatgatttggatccgtccagcgtcgcacgaatcagcgtaattaattttgtcggaaaaccatgttctagcattatctgccacagctcatttcgtttaactgaatcgtacgccgctttaaagtccacaaacagatggtgtatctgcaagttgtactcccggaacttgcctGGTAACTGACGCTggataaacatctgatccgttgtggagtgaccctcacgaaaaccagcttggtactcgccgacgaaggactccgctaacggtctcagtctgcagaacaggatacgggaatgcaccttgtaggcagaattgagcaatgtaattgctcgatagtttttacactccagtcgatgtcctcTTTTGAGGAGCACTTtactaaacaataaacaaaatgCTTACAGTGCAGTGCAACCAATCGCTCGTTAATCTAGTAGTCCATGggcaaatgtcaaaaatgtgtaTAAAAAGCAGTGTTGTTTTCACTCTGATTTGCTAAGAATGAACCGGTCAAGATCCCgaaaagtagtagtagtagtttagTATTTTCAAAATAGCAAATCTGACTCGATTGTTTGATTTGACTGAAGAATTTTTATGCTTGAATTTTCACATCTTTTCGAAATAAATCTATTAATTGAGATGCAGTACGTTCCAACACGTCATTTAACGGCCATGGTTTCAGCCCATTAAATAGATCTTATCTCCCAATCACAACGCTAATGCCGCGCTAAACACCTAAACAAAGTTTGCCAATGGCTTCCTTTTTTGCATCACCCTAACAGACACGGTTGGAGTTCGAGTGCAACCGATTCGGGGCGCAGCTACCAGAGGCCGTATCATTTCAAGGTCGATCACCGTAACGAGGTCCGAGGATTTCCCAAAACTGAAAAGAcccgtgaaaaaaaaacacccccAACCATTCGTCCCCCTTCGGTGGGTGTAAGCGCAAATAAATAATTCATCCAACGTCCGTGCCAAACGAAGCTGTTTTTGGCGATTGCGGCACGTCGATCGCAGCACCGTGCGTCGATGCACCAGCATTACACTTTTTTCTTCAATACTATTTctataagttttttttattacaagCACGATTACCCGGCTCGATAACCCTGAGATAGTTTTTGGGGGCCGCATTGCATCCACCACCGTATGGGTGGTGGTTCGGTTAGTGAGGGAAGACCAAAGCGGCGTTATTTTTATCACTAAAACCAGCTGGTAGTAAAGTGCAGGCGTGATAAAATGTTGATTGCTGCAAAATTGCAACTGTTCCCAATGAGTAGATGTAGAATTATCTGCTGAATTAGCATGTAGGTATCAGGTTTTCCCCTTTAATTCCTGTTTCAGTAACACACACATCAACATTTCCTCGGCGGTAATGAATTTTGTTAATTCCTTCCACGTCAATTGAATTTTATGATTAACTGTAATCATCTTTCATCTCATCAAGTGCGAACGGACAAAGGCTTCAAATTACACGGCAGCCATTTTGTTTGATTACAAATTTTCCGCCACCTTTTGGTttagctttgatttttttttcttcgtttcttgaATTTTATTGACCCGGCTTCTTCGGTTACCGGCAAACAAACGTGAGATTCTGTGACGAGAAGTGAAGAAACGCATTCAgggacagatttttttttcttcacggTGTTAGGCCGAAAATGAGCCAAGAGCAAACGGTGAACAAAATCGGCAATGTGCAGTCTCTCTACAGTTTTCCAGCCAATAATAATCAACGAAGCGCGTACGTGGCAGGGTCAACCGAAATCTGTAAGTAAGTCCATCCACATGGTGCGACGCATTAACAGCGAGTCATCCTTCCGGAAAACCAACGGATTAGATAAAAAAATTAAGCGAAGGTTTATAAACAGACCGCATCAAACACTTGCTCGAAATACATTTTTTTGTATCAAAAGTTCCAGCACGTTTTAGGTTATTAAGTCGGCACTCATTGCATGGCACTTTAATCATTGAACGTACACATATTTGGGTAATGTATTATTTGGAGATACAAACATGACGTTACATAATTGTGACATATATTTACTTTGAAGTTTCTAATCACTGCACCATGCAACAATTacgttaaaaataaaatatattcaaatgCCAAGTAATTTCTCAACCATAGGTCGAAAAAGAGTTTAATGAAACTTCGTCAGGAAGGTACTAACTGATTTGGTGGAATTGCAACTGCTATAGCATATATCCATATATGATTTTATTCTATCGTGCGATAAACTTTCCCTATTCAACATATAAcataacgaatttgtttattatcCTGAATTCGTCTTGACTCCTACACAAAATGTTGGACAATATTTTAATTTAGACAGACCGTCCTGTGGACTGTAAATACTGTAAAGTTTATCCTACTATACGATAGGGGGCAGATACGTCGCATATATATCGATATATCGAATATCGAAGTCAGCAAGTAAGGCGGAACACGTAGGTATCGCAGCAACTTTAACTTGTATGCAAGCTTTATGGATGTttcccgcttaggcgcgtccggcagaaatcgaacaaaaatctggcagcgaaaaactttttctgccagattTCTGgtcgccgtcacccgtgaaaactagcagaaatgcaacatccgATTCGGGCAGAAATATCGCCCGGTTTTTCAGGCcggatttttgttcgatttctgccagaggtttcgaataaaaaccggttttgtaccgattcagctttccctcctttttcGGAGGGTAGCAGcaagaagcgtgcaataaaccGGTTAACAATTAGATTGTACCTGCTTTatcatgttccatattattctcttaccttttgcccgaaagtgcaaaactgatgaaccgCTTTTCTCCGGCTACGACGGCCAAAAAAGTCGTCTTTCGAACGGTCGTGAAAATAGtcgttttttcgcttttcacagataaaatgtcaaattgtatcatcatcgctgtttcgCCATGGGAatcaatcgagcaaagtaaacaaacctaACAATAAGCGTTCTATCAGAAGcaatgtaaccaaatttagcaCAAAATGAATCTGCATTTACAACGCTGGTTTGCCGACATTACATAATGAATGAAGCGTAGCTTATCCTTtattattacaagaattttTAGACAGCTGCTAAATCGTTTACGActaagcaataacgttcgtattcgaaaaaGCAATTTTTTCAACGTTTTTATATGATTAGCACGAAATCACGTAAAGTAAAAGGTTACGACCGTTACGACCAGTGTTGCCAGTTAtagcgataaaacattacgaactgtttacttacttatgtgtccatccatatcagagatctccactgctgacggttacccgccatggcttttgcccgttgccaggacaggttctcgtctacagcccggatatcGTTGGCTAAACTGCGTCATCATGaccctctgggtctgcctcttctacgctgtccttgtggatttcaGTCGACTGCAGACGTCATTCGCTCCTTTCCTTAAAgtatgtccgatccacttccacctacgttcacgaatttctgttgctatcggccgttgatgacatcgacgatggagatcctcgttggatatccagttgtcaggccatcgggcacgaatgatgtatggCAGGGCCGCGTTGTgcccgctgagacgcaccacgtttcacaggcatacagcagcacggatttaacgtttgaatttaagattcgggttttcgtacatggagtgatctggtttgagtgccaaatgtttcgcagccctacaaaggcacccctggctttTCTGATCCGTGCGGCTATATCAGTTttagtaccaccatcgggcgttatctggctaccaagatattgaaaggtgtctacctgctcaacttgtcctGCTACTGTGAAGTTAATGGGATTGTcggtgttcactaccatagacttagtatttgctacattgactgtgagacctgctgcctgggggATCTGAATGAAATACAGTCTGTTCCTGGCGCTCTATTgcatttcatactcttgatggctgctccaatttcatccagcaaaggcgcctccgagttggcgtgattaattcgacgaactgtagatgtcatacgctgctggttttattGGTCTCTGAcgtttgaaactcggaagaattgttcaaaatgttcagtctatCGCTtgagctgttctgtacggtcagccAGTAGCAGACCAGCTctatcctttagcggcatcctggcaccactaaggcgacgagaaatatcgtacaacaaacggatatcaccattggcggtggCGGTTTCTCCTAGTTCAGCTAGGGAGTTAgttcaggctctcttgtcccgcctacaagcacgtttaacagtccTCTCCAGTtcgttcggcgtatcgttgacgggcagctgtcgtagccgatctggttcgcgaTCGCTCAATAcaggctttcgcctctctccactcgtcgatcttccttcaAGTTTCGTCCGAAGTCCATTCCCTCCCGCtgtgcgctttgccgagggtttcatcactggttgtgatgaaggcgttcttgatgccggtccattgctctttgacggttccaccaggtggcaactccgaggctcgggtttctagttgttcgacaaaggcccttttcacatcaggattctccaatcggcggacgtcgtagcggcacccaactttctcctcccgtcgttggacacgtgcgacgcgcaaacgtattccagcgataacaagatggtGAGGATgcgatatcagcgctgcgtttgtcgCGTACATCAAGAAAATTCCTCGCCATTTtgggctgatgcagatgtggtcgatatggttttctgttcggccgtcgcgagCGATCCACCagtgaccatgttgttattaccacagaattctgtaaacaggtCCTCGTTTTCGCCCATCTCTTCTAggtcatggcgtcccatgatgtgttcaaggtccgcgttgtttgagccagttttcacgttgaagtcgcccaagtggatttggatgcCTCCTCCGGGATTTtttcaaccacgctgttcagctggctgtaaaaactctctttctctttcaAGTCGGCAGCGTATGTTGACGCATaacactggattgctgtaaggtttcttagccgtgttctgaatctgcaacgattattcgctcatttatcggttcccacttcatcagggccgagtagcattttcacctcgcatatcagagtagagcaagacttgcccggatgatgtcttgtgttcgccaatATCCTGTCAGTGGACCTCACTTagtcccaggatttcaagcttcaggcggccagcttcccttgcaagtggAGCCTGCTTGCCCTGCTGgacaagggtcagtatattccatgttccgactCGTGTCCGGTTTtttatgctaaaggtcgttgccaacaATCCTgatagatttcttctttcattttcattaactttttgttttccggtacagtaggctgttaatcTATGGTCCTTATGCCGCTGACAGGGCTGCCACCTTaaggtgggcgggagccactgtgcccccttctctgttaCTGTACGACAACCGACAACCgagccggcaccacgtggaggtaaaGATAGAagaagccttgggcttaaacgtcttttctaagacttgaccctctTCTTTAtagacagacttcacagccggctattagagtacaggacggtcacggggctagtgcaacaatccttctggttctatctagcagcaccgcccagccgagattcgaacatacagcGACTGGCTtactagaccagcatcgtaccacgaaaccaactaagcggttggaGGTAAGGATAGGAGTTGGTGGatagaggttatggaatgcacatgttcacccttttcCAGGTCAATATCAACAACCGCGAAGAAATTTACTTAGTTAGTTTACTTAGATTTTGCGATGTTTTAACCAAATGTTTAAGTGAAATTCAACCAAACGATGTAAACTTCAACTTTACCtagtttttcgtcgttttttatgTAGCGCCGGGTACTTCTGTGGTAGAGTGTGTGCTTTAATCATCGCTGTCCCAAGGGTGTAGGCTAGTTTGCAGGTTTTGGGAGGcttcattttcgttttttttgctcagtatatactcatttgactacagcggcCCAGAGGAACAGAATTCGTAATTCGTAAGAAAAGTAATGTAAAGggtaattgtagagttaattattatctacaatattgtcgaagaaagtatagttttatcttttgtatttgcaGCGCTTTGCAGCTGCtagttggtagccaaatgagtaCTCTTTTGCAACGAGGTAACAACCTCGCAGTTAAACCAATAGGCCGTTA contains these protein-coding regions:
- the LOC128733284 gene encoding uncharacterized protein LOC128733284 encodes the protein MVCFKQERDSRPRPPPASGENSGATSTYHLPTSSNSSQVDNLAATNISVSNSAMQLTSQVLLATAVVLVEDDEGNQIPARALLDSGSESNFISEHLSQRLKVDRQKVHISVLGIGQASARVKQRVQATIRSRVSRFSRELNFLVLPKVTVHLPTTSINTKGWTIPNDIQLADPSFSVSMGVDIVLGIEAFFDFFVFGRKLTLGEQMPSLNESVFGWVVCGGLSFHKQSPHISCHMTEDRLDELVARFWACEEVDIKKSYSPEEERCENLFTQTVQRGPDGRYTVALPMAEGAISRLGESKNIALRRLHATERRLARNSGLLDQYKAFMSEYLDLGHMRLVEEDQRAVVGRCYLPHHPVVKEASTTTKVRVVFDVSCKTSTGISLNDVLLTGPVIQEELRSIILRCRTKQIMLVADVEKMFRQIVIDPNDRPLQCILWRSSPTEEVATYELNTVTYGTKPAPFLATRVLQQLALDEGEHFALAARAITEDTYMDDVITGSNDSAEALQLRLQLDEIMNSGGFRLRKWASNCAEVLRGIPSENLAIDVGGINLDPDPAIKTLGLTWMPNTDVFKFQFNIPPLETYETLSKRRILSIIATLFDPLGLIGAVITTAKIFMQLLWTLQSEDGSRLDWDKPLPQTVGENWRNFYSQLPLLNGIRIKRCIILPEAVAVEIHCFCDASEKAYGGLVYIRSLDFNGNVSVQLLTSRSKVAPLKCQTIPRLELCGAELVAKLYTKVKQSVKMEVPTFFWTDSTCVLRWIQAIPSTWKPTPRFITGYYPKASSPLNFYYPKASSTRFRQLQQINISD